Proteins from a single region of Halorubrum sp. 2020YC2:
- a CDS encoding bacterio-opsin activator domain-containing protein gives MKMEHRLAEAPIGVITVQDGTVRAWNDSAADVLTADAPAGDPITDVFPRSVERSLPQALEGSVSDVAFEEYYPELDRWLSVSVVPGEDATTLYVTDVTEKRTNEQTIERLRAESERAEMVDTLIADVLEGLVGATSQDAIIETIREQLGTSDQYRFAWTGEYAVDGDELVISGVAGERGELFPAVREAVESGRATPERRAVERQRPTLVQSLSENTSVPRAVRAAGFADGVQSVFALPLVYGSSVYGVVGVYAGTEAAFSDHVQSSFETLGELAGYAINATQNRKLLFADTVTEVTFGLTENSPLVRVSDTCDAELALDGTVTPSDTGLTCFLSVSGADPDDVRKTFEALPSARDGRMIRQSDADHGRIQVTLGETAPLVAAVDRGATVRTAVFDGDDSRLTVELSPDANVRRLANVLGEDGPAPVLARQDTTRSPTTTRELRNDLYERLTDRQATVLRTAYLADYFTSPRGSTAEEVATSLGITGSTLLHHLRASQRKLLNAFYDEHDNSSG, from the coding sequence ATGAAGATGGAACATCGCCTCGCGGAAGCGCCGATCGGTGTGATCACCGTCCAAGACGGCACGGTACGCGCGTGGAACGACTCCGCGGCCGACGTCCTGACGGCCGATGCGCCAGCGGGTGACCCGATTACAGACGTGTTTCCCCGGTCGGTCGAGCGTTCACTCCCGCAGGCGTTGGAGGGGTCGGTGTCCGATGTGGCGTTCGAAGAGTACTATCCGGAGCTCGACCGCTGGCTGTCGGTGTCTGTCGTTCCCGGTGAAGATGCGACGACCCTCTACGTCACCGATGTCACTGAGAAACGGACCAACGAGCAGACGATCGAACGGCTTCGTGCGGAGTCTGAGCGGGCCGAGATGGTCGATACGCTGATCGCCGACGTGCTTGAGGGGCTCGTCGGAGCCACGTCTCAAGACGCAATTATAGAGACGATCCGGGAGCAACTGGGGACGTCCGACCAGTATCGGTTCGCGTGGACCGGTGAGTACGCCGTCGACGGTGACGAGCTCGTTATCAGCGGCGTTGCGGGTGAGCGGGGAGAACTGTTCCCGGCGGTCCGCGAGGCGGTGGAGAGTGGACGGGCTACCCCGGAACGGCGAGCGGTCGAACGGCAGCGCCCGACGCTGGTTCAGTCGCTAAGCGAGAACACGTCGGTCCCGAGAGCGGTTCGTGCCGCCGGGTTTGCGGACGGCGTCCAATCGGTGTTCGCGCTCCCGCTGGTGTACGGCTCCAGCGTCTACGGCGTCGTCGGTGTGTACGCAGGAACCGAAGCCGCGTTCAGCGACCACGTACAGTCCAGTTTCGAGACGCTCGGCGAACTGGCCGGATACGCTATCAACGCGACACAGAACCGGAAACTGTTGTTCGCGGACACCGTCACGGAGGTGACGTTCGGGCTCACAGAGAACTCACCGCTGGTACGCGTGAGCGACACCTGCGACGCGGAACTCGCGCTGGACGGGACCGTAACGCCGAGCGACACCGGGCTCACGTGTTTCTTGTCGGTGTCGGGAGCCGATCCGGACGACGTCCGCAAGACCTTCGAAGCGCTTCCGAGCGCCCGGGATGGTCGAATGATTCGTCAATCGGACGCGGACCACGGCCGCATCCAGGTGACACTAGGCGAGACAGCCCCGCTCGTTGCGGCGGTCGACCGTGGTGCGACGGTACGGACGGCGGTATTCGACGGCGACGACAGCCGACTCACCGTCGAGCTATCGCCGGACGCGAACGTGCGTCGGCTAGCGAATGTGCTCGGTGAGGACGGCCCGGCGCCCGTTCTCGCGCGGCAGGATACGACTCGATCGCCGACGACCACGCGAGAATTACGAAACGATTTGTACGAGCGGCTCACTGACAGACAGGCGACCGTCTTGCGGACGGCCTATCTCGCGGACTACTTCACGTCCCCGCGTGGAAGCACTGCCGAGGAGGTCGCAACGTCGCTCGGGATCACCGGATCGACGCTTCTCCACCATCTTCGGGCGAGTCAGCGAAAGCTGTTGAACGCGTTCTACGACGAACACGACAACAGTAGTGGATAG
- a CDS encoding winged helix-turn-helix domain-containing protein: MAVRHKSRDDQTEEPTDELSTEELLDLFGDEYTRRVFEAVSEQPRGGRAVAQAADVSRPTAYRRLNELQDAGLVTSECYVAPDGHHREQFSASAQHLSVSLDGGDIEATISLSC; encoded by the coding sequence ATGGCAGTTCGACACAAGTCGCGCGACGACCAGACTGAGGAACCGACCGACGAGCTATCGACGGAAGAGCTGCTCGACCTCTTCGGCGATGAGTACACCCGGCGAGTGTTCGAGGCGGTCTCTGAGCAGCCTCGCGGCGGGCGTGCGGTCGCACAGGCGGCCGACGTTTCTCGACCGACGGCGTACCGGCGTCTCAACGAGCTTCAAGACGCCGGACTGGTCACGAGCGAGTGTTACGTTGCGCCCGACGGCCACCACCGAGAGCAGTTTAGCGCCTCCGCGCAACACCTCTCCGTGTCGCTCGACGGCGGGGACATCGAGGCGACGATCAGTCTGAGTTGCTAG
- a CDS encoding type II CAAX endopeptidase family protein, which translates to MGGETSIGGAVTRVVITAVTFVATLAAVGLVFAQLPSPDVLTNLPNQLPMLCGVAAAVLVLSYAFGTGPATYGLSLGRRWLGDFAGGAVIGVLFQALSTTAILATGSGRIVSSWSMGVFNDPVTVGLAIGATAAGFVIVGLWEDFLFRGVLIRELVVGLTARRISRSTATGSAVAVSALVFGVLHLNAGATGLSTSVAAIQAVVGGLYFGLAYVLTDSLALPVGIHFSTNLWTTVVFGQPESGYPAAFRLTRPFDLSADLIVMLLLPAAVLVAAIVLWVRVTRGEVPDVSLRSVGEQ; encoded by the coding sequence ATGGGAGGAGAGACGTCGATCGGCGGCGCGGTCACACGAGTAGTGATAACAGCGGTGACATTTGTCGCGACACTGGCCGCCGTGGGACTGGTGTTCGCTCAACTCCCATCGCCGGACGTGTTAACTAACCTTCCGAATCAACTTCCGATGCTCTGTGGGGTCGCAGCGGCGGTACTCGTCTTATCTTACGCGTTCGGAACCGGTCCCGCGACGTACGGGCTCTCTCTGGGCCGGCGTTGGCTCGGTGACTTCGCCGGCGGTGCCGTAATCGGCGTTCTGTTTCAGGCTCTTTCGACGACCGCGATCCTCGCGACGGGGAGCGGGCGGATCGTTAGTTCGTGGTCGATGGGGGTTTTCAACGACCCCGTGACCGTCGGACTCGCGATCGGAGCGACGGCCGCTGGGTTCGTCATTGTCGGGCTGTGGGAGGACTTTCTCTTTCGAGGCGTCCTGATCCGTGAGCTCGTCGTCGGGCTGACGGCTCGCCGGATTTCGAGGTCGACTGCGACGGGGAGCGCGGTCGCCGTATCGGCCCTCGTGTTCGGAGTCCTTCATCTGAACGCTGGCGCGACGGGACTCTCCACGTCGGTCGCCGCCATACAGGCGGTGGTCGGAGGGCTGTATTTCGGTCTCGCGTACGTGCTCACCGACAGCCTCGCGCTTCCAGTCGGTATCCACTTCTCGACGAACCTCTGGACGACGGTCGTGTTCGGGCAACCGGAGAGCGGGTATCCGGCAGCGTTTCGGCTCACCCGACCGTTCGATCTCAGTGCCGACCTCATCGTCATGTTACTTCTTCCGGCCGCCGTACTCGTCGCGGCGATTGTGTTGTGGGTTCGAGTAACGCGGGGGGAAGTTCCAGACGTGTCACTCCGGTCAGTCGGGGAACAGTGA
- a CDS encoding PAS domain-containing sensor histidine kinase, with amino-acid sequence MALLFGASGFVYAGVLVLESIGVQLVDSAADRTMGLLLPTIVLPWTVFALRYVGRGTLVTRRRIVVAAGLVLCVVGLESIALYNPFNFATEQRQLLSVTSSVLVLAVLALAFAAMWLVLSTSRRHDRFTWRDGLVAVAPVAIPLLVFQTTRPSTPWLNDILTRTGLGLVAVVIWFSVFRHSILSDRPGTGTLGERAAVNRMDEAVFVVDRDGRVARVNPAAEDHFGAIDAGVQMSEVTDVGVAALTERETVRCQTANGQRQFDPRVTELRNDRDELLGLTITLFDVTDREIRRQRLQVLNRVLRHNLRNRLDVIKAHAEETQNAPIVQNADQLHQLSTEARRLETLMQRSGPDQTEAQLQEVVNDAVADVTDSSAEAETSVNLPTVSLDADPHLCRYAIEQLVENAIEHGDGTPPRVEITGSRDETGVEVVIADGGPGIPRTELDVIESGTEEDLAHASSFGLWGANWAIQTVGGTLDFEPSHLGGTAAVIEFPS; translated from the coding sequence ATGGCGCTGCTATTCGGTGCTTCTGGATTCGTCTACGCTGGCGTGCTCGTATTAGAATCGATCGGCGTCCAGTTGGTCGACTCCGCAGCAGACCGCACTATGGGTCTGCTACTTCCTACTATCGTCCTCCCGTGGACGGTGTTCGCGCTTCGATACGTGGGCCGCGGAACGCTGGTAACACGTCGCCGCATCGTCGTCGCCGCCGGACTCGTTCTCTGTGTTGTCGGGCTCGAGTCCATCGCGCTGTATAACCCGTTCAACTTCGCTACGGAGCAGCGACAACTCCTGAGCGTCACCTCGTCTGTCCTCGTCTTGGCGGTCTTAGCGCTCGCCTTTGCCGCGATGTGGTTAGTGCTGTCAACGTCACGCCGTCACGATCGGTTCACCTGGCGAGACGGACTGGTCGCCGTCGCGCCAGTCGCTATCCCGCTGTTGGTGTTCCAAACGACCCGCCCCTCTACTCCGTGGCTCAATGATATCTTGACTAGAACGGGGTTGGGATTGGTGGCCGTCGTGATCTGGTTCAGCGTGTTCCGGCATTCCATTCTCTCAGATCGCCCCGGAACCGGCACGCTCGGAGAACGGGCGGCGGTGAACAGAATGGACGAAGCGGTGTTCGTGGTTGATCGCGACGGGCGGGTTGCTCGCGTCAACCCGGCGGCTGAAGATCACTTCGGCGCTATCGACGCGGGCGTCCAGATGAGCGAGGTGACTGACGTTGGCGTAGCAGCACTCACAGAACGCGAGACGGTTCGGTGTCAAACCGCGAACGGACAGCGCCAATTTGACCCCCGCGTCACCGAGCTTCGAAACGACCGTGACGAACTCCTCGGTCTCACTATCACGTTGTTCGACGTGACCGACAGGGAAATCCGACGGCAACGCCTTCAAGTTCTCAACCGGGTCCTTCGACACAATCTCCGCAACCGACTTGACGTCATCAAAGCCCACGCCGAGGAGACGCAGAACGCTCCGATTGTCCAGAACGCCGACCAACTTCACCAACTCAGTACCGAGGCTCGCCGGCTCGAGACGCTCATGCAGCGCTCCGGCCCAGACCAGACGGAAGCGCAGCTTCAGGAGGTCGTCAACGATGCCGTCGCTGACGTGACCGACTCCAGTGCCGAGGCTGAAACGAGCGTCAACCTCCCTACCGTGAGCCTCGACGCCGATCCACATCTGTGCCGGTACGCGATCGAACAACTCGTCGAGAACGCGATCGAACACGGCGACGGAACGCCGCCACGCGTCGAAATCACCGGATCGCGAGACGAGACCGGCGTCGAAGTGGTTATCGCAGACGGCGGTCCCGGTATCCCGCGAACCGAACTCGACGTCATCGAATCCGGTACCGAGGAGGACCTCGCTCACGCGAGCAGCTTCGGACTGTGGGGCGCGAACTGGGCGATCCAGACCGTCGGCGGGACGTTGGACTTCGAGCCGAGTCACCTCGGTGGCACGGCTGCAGTCATCGAGTTTCCAAGCTGA
- a CDS encoding HAMP domain-containing sensor histidine kinase: MSDDRHTAIPLREFPDPALAYTVDGDDARVTAANDAFEQQFEQGPVGRRVSTIFDRFNSCDTTGDLGPVSHLVRGDRIGVRLDGYGNRGPFFARVIPSDGDTGYIVFADLRECPDEGSPPGVDQVSSVISHDLRNPLDVAKAHLRAAEETGDPGHFESVADAHDRMERIIRDVLTLTRDEAVVQPTEEVAIETAARDAWESIDTEQVELTVSESLPTVTADPDRLQRLFENLFRNSVEHGVATDETGTGQATESPTEGRSDGRDGQTRGSTTVAVHPVEGGFYIADDGPGIPSAKRDIVFTPGYSTQSGGTGLGLAIVDRIVEAHDWDLTLTAADDGGARFEISFC, encoded by the coding sequence ATGAGTGATGATCGTCACACAGCGATTCCGTTACGGGAGTTTCCGGACCCCGCGCTCGCATACACCGTCGACGGTGACGACGCCCGCGTGACCGCCGCGAACGACGCCTTCGAGCAGCAGTTCGAACAGGGGCCGGTGGGGAGACGCGTGTCGACGATATTTGACCGGTTCAACAGCTGCGATACGACCGGCGACCTGGGACCAGTCTCGCACCTCGTCCGAGGCGACCGGATCGGCGTTCGTCTGGACGGATACGGCAACCGAGGCCCGTTTTTCGCTCGTGTCATCCCGTCGGACGGCGACACCGGGTACATCGTGTTTGCCGACCTTCGCGAGTGTCCCGACGAAGGGAGCCCCCCGGGCGTTGACCAGGTGAGCAGCGTTATCAGCCACGACCTCCGGAACCCGCTCGACGTCGCGAAGGCCCATCTCCGGGCAGCAGAGGAGACCGGTGACCCCGGGCACTTCGAGTCGGTCGCAGACGCACACGATCGGATGGAACGGATCATCCGTGACGTCCTAACACTAACGCGCGACGAGGCCGTCGTTCAGCCCACAGAGGAGGTCGCGATCGAGACCGCTGCGAGAGACGCGTGGGAGTCGATCGATACCGAACAGGTCGAACTGACAGTTTCGGAGTCGCTGCCGACTGTCACCGCGGATCCCGATCGCCTCCAGCGGCTGTTTGAAAACCTGTTCCGAAATAGCGTCGAACACGGCGTCGCGACCGACGAAACAGGGACCGGGCAAGCGACAGAGTCACCGACTGAAGGCCGTTCAGACGGTCGAGACGGGCAGACAAGGGGGAGCACGACCGTGGCAGTTCACCCAGTCGAGGGTGGATTTTATATCGCAGACGACGGGCCCGGTATCCCGTCCGCGAAGCGTGACATCGTCTTCACCCCCGGATATTCCACGCAGAGCGGGGGGACCGGCCTTGGCCTAGCGATCGTCGACCGAATCGTCGAAGCGCACGACTGGGATCTGACGCTCACAGCTGCGGACGACGGCGGTGCGCGGTTTGAAATCAGCTTCTGTTAG
- a CDS encoding response regulator produces the protein MYVDRPRVLLVDDEKEVADAYALRLDAVADVTVTYSGPEALSAVDESDPPDVILLDRHMPDRSGDDILRELREYDIHTRVIMVTAIDPGLELLELPFDDYLCKPVDRDDIRAAVDQQCQVLAYELLGRYFGVESKRAVIAAELPQDRLENHDQFSSLDEQASSLRDRICRLLPDADDLLDRFTGIDREGY, from the coding sequence ATGTACGTCGACCGGCCGCGGGTGCTGCTCGTTGACGATGAGAAAGAGGTCGCCGACGCGTACGCCCTCCGGCTGGACGCAGTGGCTGACGTTACGGTTACTTACAGCGGTCCCGAGGCATTGTCCGCGGTCGACGAGTCCGACCCGCCGGACGTAATCCTCCTCGATCGGCACATGCCGGATCGATCCGGTGACGACATCCTCCGTGAGTTACGAGAGTACGACATTCACACCCGGGTTATCATGGTGACCGCCATCGACCCGGGGTTGGAACTTCTTGAGCTTCCGTTCGACGACTACCTCTGTAAACCAGTTGACCGCGACGATATCAGGGCCGCCGTTGACCAGCAGTGTCAGGTCCTCGCATACGAACTTCTCGGTCGATACTTCGGAGTCGAATCGAAGCGAGCGGTTATCGCCGCCGAGTTGCCACAGGACCGGCTTGAGAACCACGACCAGTTCTCGTCGCTCGACGAGCAGGCCAGCAGTTTGCGGGACCGCATCTGTCGCCTTCTCCCCGACGCGGACGACCTGTTAGACCGATTCACTGGTATTGATCGCGAGGGCTACTGA
- a CDS encoding winged helix-turn-helix domain-containing protein: protein MVPEPVADAPEVYSLLDDEYARRILIETYEETRSASALCEACDASEATVYRRLERLQQQKLVESVQEIDPNEGPHEVYAARLDHVSIDLTASGFEVNVEYVDETAADRLTRLYEELSG, encoded by the coding sequence ATGGTCCCCGAGCCGGTGGCCGATGCCCCCGAAGTGTACTCGTTGCTTGACGACGAGTACGCCAGACGGATCCTCATCGAGACGTATGAAGAAACGCGCTCGGCGAGTGCGCTCTGTGAGGCTTGCGACGCGTCAGAGGCGACGGTTTATCGACGGCTCGAACGGCTCCAACAGCAGAAGCTCGTCGAGAGTGTCCAAGAAATCGATCCGAACGAGGGCCCCCACGAGGTGTACGCGGCACGCCTCGATCACGTCTCGATCGACCTGACCGCATCCGGGTTCGAAGTCAACGTCGAGTACGTCGACGAAACGGCCGCCGACCGACTGACCAGACTGTACGAAGAACTCTCCGGATGA
- a CDS encoding DUF3592 domain-containing protein has protein sequence MGDSSGVNINGPDTLKGAVLYILVGIAIISYGGYDYVQQTEAVRESVEVDATITELDIEADSGTSSSPGANFEPVVAFEYTYNGTEYTGTKIYPADIEQNYETQSGAESAIEEYEQGAQTIAYVSPDEPGDAFLKNETSNAPVIAIVLGGLFTLFATVSTIRKL, from the coding sequence ATGGGCGATAGTTCAGGTGTGAATATTAATGGCCCTGATACGCTCAAAGGCGCAGTCCTGTACATCCTCGTTGGAATTGCGATCATCAGCTACGGGGGATACGATTACGTTCAACAGACGGAGGCAGTTCGAGAGTCAGTCGAAGTCGACGCGACTATCACAGAACTCGACATCGAGGCGGACAGCGGAACGTCATCAAGCCCGGGTGCGAATTTCGAACCGGTCGTTGCGTTTGAGTACACGTACAATGGGACCGAATATACCGGGACGAAGATATATCCAGCAGACATCGAACAGAACTACGAAACGCAGTCGGGAGCTGAATCGGCCATTGAAGAGTACGAACAAGGGGCACAGACGATCGCATACGTTTCTCCAGACGAGCCGGGAGATGCGTTTCTAAAAAATGAGACGTCGAACGCGCCCGTCATAGCGATTGTACTTGGTGGGCTGTTCACACTTTTCGCAACAGTCTCTACGATAAGGAAGCTGTGA
- a CDS encoding AMP-binding protein: MGPSHNLTDYDQRRASFEWADIYDEADWDAPTELNIAHETVDRHATERDSVALYQVGTDGELTTLTFWELAERSNQFANVLDALGVAADDRVVSYLPRIPEHYVAMIGTLKHGAVWGSVNERFGPEGIAYRLRDCDATAVVTTTDNRDTIAAALADAPSVDHIITVDRGDGAPPTDTLFNPALDNASTTYETAPTTGEDNALLYYTSGTTGPAKGVLHRHRWIAGVAATQRDAVDLQAGDLYWSTGDLGWLTGAINTLGAWFWGTALFTYEGEFDPETWAGLLDTYPITVLFSVPTAYRMLREHESVLDGVELDLRHALSIGEPLSAGVVEWGEATLGVTVLDTYGQTETGNMIVNNYPTMEVRPGSMGKPLPGIEAEVVDPDTGEVLDSGETGEIAQRGDYPCFFAEYWDKPEKTASCFVDGPDGEWYLSGDLAHKDDDGYFWFEGRADDIILSAGYRIGPFEVESSLGEHDAVAEAAVVPKPHPERGNIVKAYIVPSEDAVPSDELEDEIKSHVKTELSAHEYPRELEFREELPKTVTGKIRRTELQDDAEADAEA; encoded by the coding sequence ATGGGGCCAAGCCACAACCTCACAGACTACGACCAGCGTCGCGCCAGCTTCGAGTGGGCAGACATCTACGACGAAGCCGACTGGGACGCACCGACCGAACTGAACATCGCCCACGAGACGGTCGATCGCCACGCGACGGAGCGTGATTCCGTTGCGCTGTATCAGGTCGGGACTGACGGCGAGCTCACCACGCTAACGTTCTGGGAGCTTGCCGAGCGATCCAACCAGTTCGCGAACGTCTTAGACGCCCTCGGCGTCGCCGCGGACGACCGAGTCGTCTCGTATCTGCCGCGGATTCCGGAACACTACGTGGCGATGATCGGCACGCTCAAACATGGGGCCGTCTGGGGGAGCGTCAACGAGCGATTCGGTCCCGAAGGGATCGCGTATCGACTCCGCGACTGTGACGCAACCGCGGTGGTCACGACGACAGACAACCGTGACACGATTGCCGCCGCGCTCGCTGATGCGCCAAGCGTCGACCACATCATTACCGTCGACAGGGGTGACGGCGCCCCGCCCACAGATACCCTGTTCAACCCCGCGCTCGATAACGCATCGACAACCTACGAGACGGCTCCAACGACCGGTGAAGACAACGCGCTCCTCTACTACACCTCCGGAACGACCGGCCCGGCAAAAGGCGTGCTCCACCGTCACCGCTGGATCGCCGGCGTTGCGGCCACACAGCGTGACGCGGTCGACCTTCAGGCAGGCGATCTCTACTGGAGTACGGGGGATCTCGGGTGGTTGACTGGCGCGATAAACACGCTTGGAGCGTGGTTTTGGGGGACTGCGCTGTTCACTTATGAAGGCGAGTTCGACCCCGAAACGTGGGCGGGGCTACTCGACACGTACCCGATTACAGTATTGTTCTCAGTACCGACGGCCTACCGGATGCTACGAGAACACGAATCCGTCCTCGACGGCGTCGAACTCGACCTCCGGCATGCCCTGTCGATCGGAGAGCCACTCAGCGCCGGCGTCGTTGAGTGGGGTGAAGCGACGCTTGGCGTAACAGTACTCGATACTTATGGACAGACAGAGACGGGGAACATGATCGTCAACAACTACCCGACGATGGAGGTACGCCCCGGCTCGATGGGAAAACCACTCCCCGGTATCGAGGCCGAAGTCGTCGACCCGGACACCGGTGAAGTACTCGACTCCGGTGAGACCGGTGAGATCGCCCAACGGGGTGACTACCCCTGTTTCTTCGCGGAGTACTGGGACAAACCCGAGAAGACAGCTTCGTGCTTTGTGGATGGCCCCGACGGCGAGTGGTACCTCTCTGGGGATCTCGCCCATAAAGACGACGACGGCTACTTCTGGTTCGAGGGCCGGGCCGATGATATTATCCTCTCTGCGGGATATCGCATTGGTCCCTTTGAGGTCGAAAGCTCACTTGGTGAACACGACGCGGTGGCCGAGGCGGCAGTCGTCCCGAAGCCGCATCCAGAGCGAGGTAACATCGTGAAAGCGTATATCGTCCCGAGTGAGGATGCGGTCCCCTCCGATGAACTCGAAGACGAGATCAAATCTCACGTTAAAACGGAACTCTCGGCCCACGAGTATCCCCGTGAACTGGAGTTCCGCGAGGAACTGCCCAAGACGGTGACCGGAAAAATCCGCCGCACGGAACTCCAAGACGACGCTGAAGCTGACGCTGAAGCGTAG
- a CDS encoding winged helix-turn-helix domain-containing protein, translating into MAEDCPPDEVFALLDDEYARSLLAATSHEPMTAPELSDQCEMSESTVYRRLNKLEECGLVRAVHVPDPHGNQRKRYEAQLDELVVSLDEGEFNLNLRTTTRTQEFADVFTDLWEGL; encoded by the coding sequence GTGGCTGAGGATTGCCCTCCAGACGAGGTGTTCGCGCTCCTTGACGATGAGTACGCACGCTCATTGTTAGCGGCTACAAGCCACGAACCCATGACCGCCCCCGAACTCAGCGATCAATGTGAGATGTCCGAGTCGACTGTGTATCGTCGATTAAACAAACTCGAAGAGTGTGGCCTTGTGAGGGCTGTTCACGTTCCAGACCCTCATGGCAACCAGAGAAAGCGGTACGAGGCGCAACTTGACGAGTTGGTTGTCAGCCTTGATGAGGGAGAGTTCAACCTGAATCTACGAACGACCACACGGACACAGGAGTTTGCAGACGTGTTCACCGACCTCTGGGAGGGCCTCTGA
- a CDS encoding maltose acetyltransferase domain-containing protein → MGREKERMLAGEAYDPTDPELVADRRRAGDRCRRYNATTAAETDRRERLLRELFGEVGGDAVVEPPVRCDYGYNVGVGDGFFANYGCVFLDAAPIAFGERCLLGPGVHVYTPTHPIDPAERATGREFGDPVTVGDDVWIGGRAVLTPGVEVGDGAVVAAGAVAVDDVPARTVVGGNPAEVIREIDDE, encoded by the coding sequence ATGGGACGCGAGAAAGAGCGGATGCTCGCCGGCGAGGCGTACGACCCGACGGACCCGGAGCTCGTCGCGGACCGCCGACGCGCCGGCGACCGCTGCCGCCGGTACAACGCCACTACTGCCGCGGAGACCGACCGCCGGGAGCGGCTCCTCCGAGAGCTGTTCGGGGAGGTCGGCGGCGACGCGGTCGTCGAGCCGCCCGTCCGCTGCGACTACGGGTACAACGTCGGCGTGGGCGACGGCTTCTTCGCGAACTACGGCTGCGTCTTCTTGGACGCCGCGCCGATCGCGTTTGGCGAGCGCTGCCTGCTCGGGCCGGGCGTCCACGTCTATACCCCGACGCACCCGATCGACCCTGCCGAGCGCGCGACCGGTCGCGAGTTCGGGGACCCGGTCACCGTCGGCGACGACGTCTGGATCGGCGGGCGGGCGGTGCTCACGCCCGGCGTCGAGGTCGGTGACGGCGCGGTCGTCGCTGCCGGCGCCGTCGCCGTCGACGACGTGCCGGCGCGGACGGTGGTCGGCGGGAACCCGGCCGAGGTCATCCGGGAAATCGACGACGAGTGA
- the prs gene encoding ribose-phosphate diphosphokinase, with protein MIVPGSSSQQLAAALAEETGRALATPTYDRFPDGEGLAAVPDFDADEAVIVAATDSDEAWVELLQLQDAVREAGATDVTTVVPYMGYARQDASFGEGEPVSARAMARAISTGTDRVVLVNPHERAVADFFDAPVEAVDAAAALADPLPADLDDPLFLAPDEGAVDVAATVRDAYGAGETDYFEKHRDRETGAVAVSPSDAPVADRDVVVVDDIIATGSTMSESVAVLTDRGAARVLTACVHPVLAANAVTKLRAAGVDRIVGSDTVERGCSVVSAAPAVADAVDSP; from the coding sequence ATGATCGTACCCGGGTCCAGCTCGCAGCAGCTCGCGGCCGCGCTCGCCGAGGAGACGGGCCGGGCGCTCGCGACGCCCACCTACGACCGGTTCCCGGACGGGGAGGGGCTCGCCGCCGTGCCGGACTTCGACGCCGACGAGGCCGTGATCGTCGCCGCGACCGACTCCGACGAGGCGTGGGTCGAACTGCTCCAGCTACAGGACGCCGTCCGCGAGGCCGGCGCGACGGATGTGACCACGGTGGTCCCGTACATGGGCTACGCGCGGCAGGACGCGTCGTTCGGTGAGGGCGAACCGGTCTCCGCCCGCGCGATGGCGAGGGCCATCTCGACCGGGACGGACCGGGTCGTCCTCGTCAACCCCCACGAACGCGCCGTCGCTGACTTCTTCGACGCGCCCGTCGAGGCGGTCGACGCCGCGGCCGCCCTCGCGGACCCCCTTCCCGCCGACCTCGATGACCCGCTCTTCCTCGCCCCCGACGAGGGCGCGGTCGACGTGGCCGCGACCGTCCGCGACGCCTACGGCGCCGGCGAGACGGACTACTTCGAGAAGCACCGCGACCGCGAGACGGGCGCCGTCGCGGTGTCGCCCTCCGACGCCCCGGTGGCGGACCGGGACGTGGTCGTCGTCGACGACATCATCGCGACCGGGTCGACGATGAGCGAGTCGGTGGCCGTCCTCACCGACCGCGGCGCCGCGCGGGTGCTGACCGCCTGCGTCCACCCGGTGCTCGCGGCCAACGCCGTGACGAAGCTCCGCGCCGCCGGCGTCGACCGGATCGTCGGCAGCGACACCGTCGAGCGGGGCTGTAGCGTCGTCAGCGCCGCGCCGGCCGTGGCCGACGCCGTAGACTCCCCGTAA